The proteins below come from a single Zhouia spongiae genomic window:
- a CDS encoding M16 family metallopeptidase: MKIKILPIIAFMLCATISQAQIDRSKQPKPGPTPKINLGKPETFQLNNGLTVMIVENHKLPRVSMNLSIDNAPIYEGDKAGVASLTGAVLGSGTTSVSKDAFNERVDFLGANIGYGASGASASCLSKYFEEILGLMADGALHPVFPEDEFEKQREQLLTGLKSQEKDIASISNRVKNALAYGKKHPYGEFITEETVNSVSLEDVKSFYSQYFTPENAYLVVVGDVDVNKTKKLIKKVFSSWKKAIAPQVTYTAPKNAQYAQVNFIDMPNAVQSEIKVVNNIDLKMSDPDYFDALMANHILGGSFGSYLNMNLREAHGYTYGARSSLSTDRYGAGLFQAAAKVRNAVTDSSVVEFIKEIDRIRTEDVNEETLRNAKAKYLGDFVMALENPGTVARYALNIKTNNLPDDFYETYLQKINDVTVPDVKKAANKYFKSDVARIIIVGKGSDVAKGLENMELHGKKAVVKYFDKYANEVEKPTYKKTVPAGVTAQKVIENYLEAIGGANKLKSVNTLYKTAEATLQGMALNMEVKTTTNAQACVDIKMMGNSLNKQVINGNKGYTVTQGQRKEMSAEDLESSKMTASTFPELHYTDTITLEGIENVDGKDAYALKVSDQMTSFYSVDSGLKIKDVVHIKQNGQEISSSVFYDNYKDIEGIKFPFSLSQTFGSQKIDFEVKEIKINEGVSDTDFQ; the protein is encoded by the coding sequence ATGAAAATAAAAATATTACCTATCATAGCATTTATGCTTTGCGCAACAATTTCGCAAGCGCAAATCGACCGATCCAAGCAACCTAAGCCGGGACCAACCCCGAAAATAAACTTAGGAAAACCTGAAACATTTCAACTAAATAACGGATTGACCGTTATGATTGTTGAAAACCATAAACTACCAAGGGTATCGATGAACCTGAGCATTGACAATGCTCCGATATATGAAGGCGACAAAGCCGGGGTAGCGAGTCTCACAGGTGCTGTGCTTGGCAGCGGAACAACATCCGTAAGCAAAGATGCCTTTAACGAACGTGTAGACTTTTTAGGGGCGAATATCGGCTATGGAGCCAGCGGTGCCTCAGCGAGCTGCCTTTCCAAGTACTTCGAAGAAATTTTAGGGCTTATGGCAGACGGCGCCCTCCATCCGGTATTTCCTGAAGATGAGTTCGAAAAACAACGCGAACAACTTCTGACAGGGTTGAAATCTCAGGAAAAAGACATTGCATCTATTTCAAACAGGGTTAAAAATGCCCTGGCCTACGGCAAGAAACACCCTTATGGAGAATTTATTACGGAAGAAACTGTTAACAGCGTTTCTCTTGAAGACGTTAAAAGTTTCTACAGCCAGTACTTCACACCTGAAAATGCCTATCTGGTTGTAGTCGGAGATGTGGACGTTAACAAGACCAAAAAGTTAATCAAAAAAGTTTTCAGCAGCTGGAAAAAGGCAATAGCACCACAAGTAACATATACTGCTCCTAAAAATGCACAATACGCCCAGGTTAATTTCATAGACATGCCCAATGCGGTTCAGTCTGAGATCAAAGTAGTGAATAATATCGACCTTAAAATGTCTGATCCTGATTATTTTGATGCCCTTATGGCAAACCATATACTGGGAGGCAGTTTTGGCAGCTATTTAAACATGAACCTCAGAGAAGCCCACGGGTATACTTACGGAGCCCGTTCATCGCTGAGTACCGACAGGTATGGAGCCGGTTTGTTCCAGGCAGCAGCTAAGGTAAGAAACGCCGTAACAGACAGTTCTGTCGTTGAATTCATAAAAGAAATAGACAGGATCAGGACTGAAGATGTAAACGAGGAGACATTGCGGAACGCCAAAGCCAAATATTTAGGCGACTTCGTTATGGCGCTGGAAAACCCGGGTACTGTAGCCCGTTATGCCCTAAACATCAAAACGAATAATCTTCCGGATGATTTTTATGAAACTTACCTGCAAAAGATCAATGATGTAACTGTTCCAGATGTAAAAAAAGCAGCTAATAAGTATTTTAAATCCGATGTAGCCCGAATTATTATTGTCGGTAAAGGAAGTGATGTTGCAAAGGGTTTGGAAAACATGGAACTTCACGGAAAAAAAGCAGTTGTTAAATACTTTGACAAATACGCCAATGAAGTAGAAAAGCCAACGTATAAAAAAACGGTTCCGGCGGGTGTAACTGCCCAAAAAGTTATAGAAAACTACCTGGAAGCCATCGGAGGGGCAAACAAACTGAAAAGTGTAAACACGTTATACAAAACGGCAGAAGCTACCCTACAGGGTATGGCTCTAAACATGGAAGTAAAAACCACTACAAACGCCCAGGCCTGTGTTGATATTAAAATGATGGGGAACTCACTGAACAAACAGGTTATTAACGGGAACAAAGGGTACACTGTAACACAGGGACAAAGAAAAGAGATGTCGGCGGAAGATCTTGAATCTTCCAAAATGACAGCCAGCACTTTTCCAGAATTACACTATACAGATACCATCACCCTGGAAGGAATAGAAAATGTGGACGGCAAAGATGCCTATGCCCTTAAAGTCTCTGATCAAATGACCAGCTTTTACAGTGTAGACAGCGGCTTGAAAATAAAAGACGTTGTGCATATAAAACAAAACGGGCAGGAAATATCTTCATCCGTTTTCTATGATAATTACAAGGATATTGAAGGCATAAAATTCCCTTTCAGCTTATCCCAAACATTTGGTTCGCAAAAAATTGATTTTGAGGTAAAAGAAATAAAAATCAACGAAGGTGTTTCCGATACAGATTTTCAATAA
- the rpmA gene encoding 50S ribosomal protein L27 — translation MAHKKGVGSSKNGRESESKRLGVKIFGGQAAIAGNIIVRQRGTAHNPGQNVYMGKDHTLHAAIDGIVKFEKKKNNKSYVSIEPFEA, via the coding sequence ATGGCACATAAAAAAGGTGTAGGTAGTTCTAAGAACGGTAGAGAGTCAGAATCGAAACGCTTAGGTGTTAAGATTTTTGGAGGACAGGCTGCTATAGCTGGTAACATTATAGTTCGTCAGCGTGGTACAGCTCACAACCCAGGGCAAAATGTGTACATGGGTAAAGACCACACTTTACATGCTGCAATTGACGGTATTGTAAAATTTGAAAAGAAGAAAAACAACAAATCTTATGTTTCTATTGAGCCGTTCGAGGCTTAA
- a CDS encoding M16 family metallopeptidase, whose product MKRTFFAAASLLIGMTVTAQEVSFEEYDLGNGLHVILHQDNSAPVVTTSVMYHVGSKDENPERTGFAHFFEHLLFEGTKNIERGEWFNIVSSNGGSNNANTTTDRTYYYETFPSNNLELGLWMESERMLHPVINQIGVETQNEVVKEEKRQRIDNAPYGGLIYGTAVQPHLFKNHPYRWSVIGSMEHLDAASLDEFLAFNNKFYVPNNAVLVVAGDIDIQKTKQLITAYFGSIPKGASITRSFPEENPITQEIRVTEHDSNIQIPALALCYRTPAMTEKDAYVLNMISTYLSDGKTSKLYKKMVDENKSAMQVFAFNRPQEDYSMYNIFALPLGDKSLNQLETEIDEEITKLQTELISEKDYQKLQNKLENDFVNSNSSIEGIANSLARNYMLYDDTNLINTEINIYRSVSREDIRSVAKKYLNKNQRLRLEYLPESAR is encoded by the coding sequence ATGAAAAGAACGTTTTTTGCAGCAGCTTCTTTACTTATCGGCATGACCGTTACGGCACAAGAAGTTTCTTTTGAAGAGTACGATCTGGGCAATGGCCTGCATGTGATTTTGCATCAGGACAACAGCGCCCCTGTAGTTACAACCTCGGTAATGTACCACGTAGGCTCTAAGGACGAAAACCCTGAACGTACAGGTTTCGCTCACTTTTTTGAACACTTATTATTTGAAGGTACAAAAAATATAGAACGCGGGGAATGGTTTAACATCGTCAGCTCGAATGGCGGCAGCAATAATGCCAATACCACAACCGACAGGACCTACTACTACGAGACCTTTCCTTCCAACAATCTTGAACTGGGCCTGTGGATGGAATCTGAACGGATGTTGCACCCGGTAATCAATCAAATTGGTGTTGAAACACAGAACGAAGTTGTCAAAGAAGAAAAAAGACAGCGTATCGACAACGCTCCGTACGGGGGGCTCATATACGGAACAGCTGTTCAGCCGCATTTATTCAAGAATCATCCCTACAGATGGTCTGTTATCGGTTCTATGGAGCATCTGGATGCAGCAAGCCTCGATGAATTTCTGGCTTTCAACAACAAATTCTACGTACCTAACAACGCTGTGCTGGTCGTTGCCGGCGATATCGACATCCAAAAAACAAAACAGCTTATTACAGCCTATTTTGGCTCCATTCCTAAAGGAGCTTCTATTACCAGAAGCTTCCCTGAAGAAAACCCGATAACACAGGAAATAAGAGTTACTGAACACGATTCCAATATCCAAATCCCGGCCCTGGCATTATGTTACCGCACGCCGGCAATGACAGAAAAAGACGCTTATGTCTTAAACATGATCTCGACCTATCTGAGCGACGGAAAAACATCGAAACTATACAAAAAAATGGTAGACGAAAACAAATCTGCCATGCAGGTCTTTGCCTTCAACAGGCCACAGGAAGATTATAGCATGTATAATATCTTTGCGCTTCCGTTGGGTGACAAATCGTTAAATCAGCTGGAAACAGAAATCGACGAGGAGATCACGAAATTACAAACGGAACTGATCTCAGAAAAAGACTATCAAAAGCTTCAAAACAAGTTGGAAAACGATTTTGTGAATTCCAATTCGAGCATTGAAGGTATTGCCAATTCACTGGCCAGAAATTATATGCTTTACGATGACACTAATTTAATCAATACGGAAATTAACATCTACAGGTCCGTTTCAAGAGAAGACATCAGAAGCGTGGCAAAGAAATACCTTAACAAGAATCAACGTTTAAGATTAGAGTATTTACCGGAATCAGCCAGGTAA
- the rplU gene encoding 50S ribosomal protein L21 has protein sequence MYAIVEIAGQQFKVAKDQKVFVHRLGSEEGSKVSFDNVLLLDDNGNVTVGAPAIDGAAVEAKVVKHLKGDKVIVFKKKRRKGYRVKNGHRQALTEIVIENIVASGAKKQAAKKQAPKAEAKPAEGSEDLSKKTVAELKEIAKSKGIEGYSSMKKAELIAALS, from the coding sequence ATGTATGCAATTGTAGAGATAGCAGGGCAGCAATTTAAAGTTGCGAAAGACCAGAAAGTATTCGTACACCGTTTAGGTTCTGAAGAAGGATCAAAAGTATCTTTTGATAACGTACTTCTTTTAGACGATAACGGGAACGTTACTGTTGGCGCCCCAGCTATAGACGGAGCCGCTGTTGAGGCTAAAGTCGTAAAACACCTTAAAGGAGATAAGGTGATAGTTTTCAAAAAGAAAAGACGTAAAGGGTACAGGGTAAAGAATGGTCACAGACAAGCCTTAACCGAAATCGTAATTGAGAACATCGTAGCTTCTGGTGCAAAAAAACAAGCAGCTAAAAAACAAGCTCCCAAAGCAGAAGCTAAACCGGCAGAAGGATCTGAAGATCTAAGTAAGAAAACTGTTGCTGAGTTAAAAGAAATCGCAAAAAGTAAAGGTATTGAAGGTTATTCTTCTATGAAGAAAGCCGAACTAATAGCTGCTTTAAGTTAA
- a CDS encoding DUF4199 domain-containing protein encodes MGSFKVNFRYGAITAVVLIAYFLIVRLFGLHENPWLRVLNGVIVAYGIYAAIRFRRLTEGDKFNYYSGFRTGLFTGFIATLVFVGFMALYMFHIDPEFPNTIMKGWIEEYYQGPGILVFVLVVEGFASTVVLTLAFMQKFKPSWNTKKSPQNI; translated from the coding sequence ATGGGATCATTTAAAGTGAATTTCAGGTATGGCGCTATAACGGCAGTAGTCTTGATTGCATACTTTTTAATTGTACGTCTCTTCGGATTGCATGAAAATCCGTGGTTACGGGTCTTAAATGGTGTTATTGTGGCATATGGTATTTATGCGGCCATCCGGTTCAGACGGCTTACCGAAGGCGATAAGTTTAATTACTATTCCGGTTTCCGTACCGGGTTGTTTACAGGTTTTATAGCCACGCTTGTTTTTGTCGGGTTCATGGCGCTTTATATGTTTCATATAGATCCGGAGTTTCCCAATACCATTATGAAAGGTTGGATAGAAGAGTATTATCAGGGCCCCGGGATTCTGGTTTTCGTTCTTGTTGTAGAGGGCTTTGCTTCTACCGTAGTATTAACACTTGCGTTTATGCAAAAATTCAAACCAAGCTGGAACACAAAAAAATCCCCTCAAAACATATAA
- a CDS encoding phytase, whose product MIKKKSLVLLSIPFMVACEKKLPPIDPDVITERVKYDTDDPAIWVNPENPAESIVFGTDKNTDGAIYAFDLNGKVIEEKTIRGIKRPNNVDLRYGLKLNDSVTVDVLAFTERERGMLRLFSVPDMNPLDGGGYPVFTEETVPDFKSPMGVSLYKSNPEGIIYAIVGRKSGPDDNYLHQYKFQADSTGVKAVLVRKFGKFSGKKEIEAIAVDDENGHVYYSDEGECIRKYGADPSAGNDELACFGGNYFKEDIEGIAIAKNTDGSGYIIVSDQQKGQFNIFSRKENIFVKAVNLNTVETDGCDVVTIPLNDVFSEGLFVAMNDDGTFYFYDYAKLQLD is encoded by the coding sequence ATGATAAAAAAGAAGAGTTTAGTTCTTTTAAGCATACCGTTTATGGTAGCTTGTGAAAAGAAATTGCCGCCAATCGATCCGGATGTTATTACCGAGAGGGTAAAATACGATACCGACGATCCCGCTATTTGGGTCAATCCTGAGAACCCTGCCGAGAGTATCGTTTTCGGTACCGACAAGAATACAGACGGAGCCATTTATGCTTTTGACCTGAACGGAAAAGTGATCGAAGAGAAAACCATCAGGGGGATTAAACGCCCTAATAATGTTGACCTTCGCTATGGACTTAAGTTAAACGATTCCGTAACTGTAGATGTACTGGCCTTTACGGAAAGAGAAAGAGGAATGTTAAGGCTCTTTTCAGTGCCGGATATGAATCCGTTAGACGGGGGAGGCTATCCTGTGTTTACAGAAGAAACAGTACCCGATTTTAAATCCCCTATGGGAGTGAGCCTGTATAAATCGAACCCGGAGGGGATTATTTATGCAATAGTAGGACGTAAATCAGGCCCGGACGATAATTATCTCCACCAGTATAAATTCCAGGCCGACAGCACAGGGGTAAAAGCGGTTTTAGTGCGTAAGTTTGGAAAGTTCAGCGGTAAAAAGGAGATCGAAGCCATAGCTGTGGATGACGAAAACGGACATGTGTACTATTCAGACGAAGGTGAATGCATAAGAAAGTATGGTGCAGATCCGTCAGCAGGAAATGACGAGCTGGCCTGCTTTGGGGGTAACTATTTTAAGGAAGATATAGAAGGTATAGCCATTGCCAAAAATACCGACGGCAGCGGTTACATTATAGTTTCAGACCAGCAAAAAGGGCAGTTCAATATTTTCTCCAGGAAAGAGAACATCTTTGTCAAGGCAGTAAATTTAAATACCGTAGAAACAGACGGTTGCGATGTTGTAACAATACCTCTGAACGATGTCTTTTCGGAAGGCTTGTTTGTAGCGATGAACGACGATGGAACTTTTTATTTCTACGATTATGCCAAACTTCAGTTAGATTAG
- a CDS encoding tetratricopeptide repeat protein, which yields MKVKSFFIVLCLVIQTVSGQKNTGAVNTEPIDTTFLVFKKELDEAVQKKDTQNIVSKHVLLADFYETLGITHDAIQHYHKALSYKKAIEDTLYVFILNNLGSINLAAGQYDTAIDYLNEGLTITEKKNLIRGKAVAYTLLGATSEKKKEYAKAIEYQYQSLRLFRLLNDDEGLAVVYENIGSIYEDQEQYDKAYAYFQKAYDNVPESNTDRRINILNNLGDVNRKGGDYYKAFRYTGQARDEAERTGNIHQLSSALKDLSKTYALTDDYEKAYDYLNESVDTYKEEQQAKSLQQMNALQAVYGFKEREAKIELLTKQNELNKANQRTIIVVVLLVMSVFAILFLFYRKKRSQEFKIEQYKQKLLRADLEKKITKEENLQKEIQLKTSSLSNYSLHLAHKNKVLSDVSNTLEKIKNREHMFIKPKIEALIKEIQTDIEDEQGWTEFIGYFEQIHPDFFKKLSEVSVSELGASELRLCMLLRLNLTSREIAAILRITPDSIRIARYRLRKKLPLEKGDNLQSFILEL from the coding sequence ATGAAGGTTAAAAGTTTCTTTATAGTTCTTTGTTTAGTTATACAAACCGTATCAGGTCAGAAAAACACAGGCGCAGTTAATACGGAACCGATCGATACTACCTTTTTGGTATTCAAAAAAGAACTGGATGAAGCCGTTCAAAAGAAGGATACACAGAATATCGTTTCAAAACACGTTTTGCTGGCCGATTTTTATGAGACCCTGGGAATTACACATGATGCCATTCAGCATTATCATAAAGCATTGTCGTATAAAAAAGCAATAGAAGATACTCTTTATGTTTTTATTCTGAACAATCTGGGCAGTATAAATCTGGCTGCGGGACAATACGATACGGCGATCGATTATCTAAACGAAGGGCTGACCATTACCGAAAAAAAGAATCTGATAAGAGGGAAAGCAGTTGCATATACGCTTTTGGGAGCTACATCCGAAAAGAAAAAAGAATATGCAAAGGCGATCGAATATCAGTATCAAAGTTTGCGGTTGTTCAGGTTGTTGAATGATGATGAAGGTCTTGCTGTGGTATATGAGAACATTGGAAGTATCTATGAAGATCAGGAACAATACGACAAGGCATATGCATATTTTCAAAAGGCATATGACAATGTGCCTGAAAGCAATACGGACAGAAGAATTAATATTCTCAATAACCTGGGAGACGTTAACAGGAAGGGAGGAGATTATTATAAAGCATTCCGGTATACCGGGCAAGCGAGGGATGAAGCAGAACGGACCGGCAATATACACCAGCTTTCCAGCGCGTTAAAAGATCTTTCCAAAACATATGCGCTTACGGACGATTATGAGAAGGCTTATGATTACCTTAATGAATCCGTCGATACATACAAAGAAGAACAGCAGGCAAAAAGCCTGCAGCAGATGAATGCGTTACAGGCAGTGTATGGTTTTAAGGAGCGGGAAGCTAAAATAGAATTGCTTACCAAACAGAACGAACTGAATAAAGCCAACCAGAGGACTATCATTGTCGTTGTACTGTTGGTCATGTCGGTTTTTGCAATCCTGTTCCTTTTTTATAGAAAGAAAAGAAGCCAGGAATTTAAAATAGAGCAGTACAAGCAAAAGCTGTTGAGGGCTGATCTGGAAAAAAAGATTACGAAAGAAGAGAACCTCCAAAAAGAAATACAACTAAAAACATCTTCATTATCTAACTACAGCCTTCATCTGGCACATAAAAATAAAGTGTTGTCAGACGTTTCCAATACGCTGGAAAAGATAAAAAACAGGGAACATATGTTTATCAAGCCTAAAATAGAAGCGTTGATAAAAGAAATACAGACAGATATTGAAGATGAACAAGGCTGGACGGAATTCATAGGGTATTTCGAACAGATTCACCCCGATTTCTTTAAGAAACTCTCAGAAGTTTCAGTTTCAGAGCTCGGGGCATCCGAATTAAGGTTGTGTATGCTGCTCAGGTTAAATCTGACCTCCAGGGAAATAGCGGCTATTTTGAGAATAACCCCCGATAGTATCCGGATAGCGCGTTATCGTCTTAGAAAAAAGCTGCCTTTAGAAAAAGGAGATAATCTTCAAAGCTTCATTTTAGAGCTATAG
- a CDS encoding TonB-dependent receptor, with product MKLINTCRLLFVTLVLALFSGKAMAQEGAIQGIIVDNYGIYVPGASVEITALNKGAVSNQNGKFTIVSVPEGTHALLIKYLGFGDKTVNVTVLAGQTTAVRVEMRPSDVVLDDVEVVGSFLGGQARALNTQKNNPNITNVVSTEQIGKFPDANIGDAVKRIPGITMQVDQGEARNIIIRGLAPQLNSVTLNGSRIPSAEGDNRNVQMDLIPSDMIQTIEVNKAVTPDMDADALGGSVNLVTRSAPEDFRLSATLGSGVNTISDKRILNGSFLIGDRSKNKKFGWMLSASVNDNDFGSDNIEAEWDNEFEYNTGTQDAEGEDILEEVDVNPYASVFEIREYLVQRIRRSFSANMDYRFNDDNHVFVKTMYNWRDDRENRYRQENEILDGEDIGSSDFDVQNGNLIRFPVETKRQTKGGIDGKRNKNRRLEDQRMQNYSIGGEHLFGKLQADWMGSYSRASEKRPNERYIEYEGEYLINNSTDTRKPLYAAVDPSDLSPDNFEFGELTEENQDTYEEDYNFFANFTLPADFFGNGDGTFKFGLKTRYKNKTRKNGFYEYEPVSGLETLADVAAKDYSDKDFSAGSGYLVGTFATAEFLGGLNLMDAGNYEGEDLPEEYLTANFDVTESVNAAYVMANQKLSDKLSVLAGLRVESTKIESTGNEIAYNEDGDFDPDATVSAEDENAYVNVMPGVHFKYDLNDHTVLRLAWTNTLARPNYVDLVSYREINNEDEEIFLGNSELDPTTSMNFDFMAEHYFKNVGILSGGVFFKNIKDFVYTFTSEDGNGYDVFQPLNGDKAQVYGAEVSIQRQLDFLPGFAKNFGVYANYTYLNSNAKGIRNEDGDERGNMDLPGASPHMFNGSLSYSDKIFSARVSANFSDAYIDELGGESFEDRYYDQQLFLDFNASFTINKNLRIYADVTNITNQPLRYYQGAGNRTMQLEYYRTRINLGLKYDLF from the coding sequence ATGAAACTAATCAACACCTGTAGGCTATTATTTGTAACGCTTGTTTTAGCCTTGTTTTCGGGTAAAGCGATGGCTCAGGAAGGCGCTATCCAGGGAATCATTGTAGACAATTATGGAATTTATGTGCCCGGCGCATCTGTAGAAATTACAGCGCTGAATAAAGGGGCTGTTTCAAATCAGAATGGTAAGTTCACTATTGTCAGTGTGCCCGAGGGAACCCATGCCTTATTAATTAAATATTTAGGATTTGGAGATAAAACGGTCAATGTAACCGTTCTGGCCGGTCAGACGACGGCTGTTAGAGTTGAAATGCGGCCTTCAGACGTGGTTCTGGATGATGTTGAGGTCGTTGGAAGCTTTTTGGGTGGACAAGCAAGAGCGTTAAACACACAAAAGAACAACCCCAATATAACGAATGTGGTTTCTACAGAACAAATCGGAAAATTTCCGGATGCTAATATCGGGGATGCCGTAAAGCGTATTCCGGGGATTACGATGCAGGTAGACCAGGGAGAGGCCAGAAACATTATTATCAGGGGATTGGCACCACAACTGAATTCCGTGACACTGAACGGCAGCAGGATTCCTTCGGCAGAAGGGGATAACAGGAACGTGCAAATGGACCTGATACCGTCTGATATGATCCAGACCATAGAAGTAAATAAGGCTGTTACTCCCGATATGGACGCTGATGCCCTGGGAGGGTCTGTAAACCTCGTTACGCGTTCTGCACCGGAAGATTTCAGGTTGTCCGCAACGCTCGGTTCAGGCGTTAATACAATTTCTGATAAAAGAATCTTAAACGGCTCCTTTTTGATAGGCGACCGTTCGAAAAACAAGAAATTCGGATGGATGCTTTCTGCATCTGTCAACGATAATGATTTCGGGTCAGATAATATTGAAGCAGAATGGGATAACGAGTTCGAATATAACACAGGAACACAAGATGCAGAAGGGGAAGATATTCTTGAAGAAGTTGATGTAAATCCTTATGCCAGTGTATTCGAGATCAGGGAATATTTAGTACAACGGATACGAAGAAGTTTTTCGGCCAATATGGATTATCGTTTCAACGATGACAATCACGTATTCGTAAAAACCATGTATAACTGGAGAGACGACAGGGAAAACAGATACCGTCAGGAAAATGAGATCCTGGATGGGGAAGATATCGGCAGTTCCGATTTTGATGTTCAAAACGGGAACCTGATCAGGTTTCCTGTAGAAACCAAAAGACAGACCAAAGGGGGGATAGATGGTAAACGAAATAAGAACAGGCGTTTAGAAGACCAGCGTATGCAGAACTACAGCATCGGAGGAGAACACCTTTTCGGAAAACTTCAGGCAGATTGGATGGGTTCGTATTCAAGAGCCTCAGAAAAGCGTCCTAATGAAAGATATATTGAATATGAGGGCGAATACCTTATCAATAACAGTACCGATACGAGAAAGCCTCTTTATGCCGCTGTGGACCCATCTGATCTTAGTCCGGATAATTTTGAGTTTGGCGAATTGACAGAAGAAAATCAGGATACCTACGAAGAAGACTATAACTTCTTTGCCAATTTTACTTTACCTGCGGATTTCTTTGGTAATGGAGACGGAACTTTTAAGTTTGGGCTGAAAACCAGGTACAAAAATAAAACACGAAAGAACGGGTTCTACGAATATGAGCCTGTTTCAGGTTTGGAGACGTTGGCAGATGTAGCTGCCAAAGATTATTCAGATAAAGATTTTTCAGCAGGAAGTGGTTATCTGGTCGGAACATTTGCAACAGCAGAGTTCCTGGGGGGGCTGAACCTCATGGATGCAGGTAATTACGAAGGAGAAGATCTTCCCGAAGAGTATTTGACAGCGAACTTCGACGTTACCGAGAGTGTAAATGCAGCGTATGTAATGGCTAATCAGAAGTTGTCTGACAAATTAAGTGTTCTGGCAGGATTAAGAGTAGAAAGCACAAAGATCGAGAGTACAGGAAATGAAATAGCCTATAATGAAGATGGCGATTTTGATCCGGATGCAACCGTATCAGCCGAAGACGAGAATGCTTATGTAAATGTTATGCCGGGAGTTCATTTTAAATACGACCTGAATGATCACACTGTTTTACGTTTGGCATGGACCAATACGCTGGCAAGACCTAATTATGTTGATCTGGTTTCGTACAGGGAAATAAATAATGAAGATGAAGAAATATTTTTAGGGAATTCAGAACTGGATCCGACAACCTCAATGAATTTCGATTTTATGGCCGAACATTATTTTAAAAATGTTGGAATTCTCTCCGGAGGGGTCTTCTTCAAGAATATTAAGGACTTTGTGTATACATTTACCTCGGAAGACGGTAATGGTTATGATGTTTTTCAGCCGCTTAATGGAGATAAGGCCCAGGTATACGGTGCGGAGGTTTCTATTCAGCGGCAACTCGATTTCTTACCCGGATTTGCTAAAAACTTTGGGGTCTATGCCAATTATACCTACCTGAATTCCAATGCCAAAGGGATCAGGAACGAAGATGGCGATGAACGGGGAAATATGGACCTCCCCGGTGCCTCTCCTCATATGTTTAACGGATCGTTATCGTATTCAGACAAGATATTCTCTGCCAGGGTATCCGCCAACTTTTCGGATGCTTATATAGACGAATTGGGAGGAGAATCTTTCGAAGACCGTTATTACGATCAGCAGCTTTTTCTGGACTTCAATGCCTCTTTTACAATAAACAAGAACCTGAGGATCTATGCAGACGTTACCAACATCACAAACCAACCTTTGAGATATTACCAGGGCGCCGGCAACAGAACGATGCAATTGGAGTATTACAGAACAAGAATCAATCTGGGATTGAAATATGACCTGTTTTAA